The following coding sequences lie in one Candidatus Eremiobacterota bacterium genomic window:
- a CDS encoding glycosyltransferase: MIEATIQLCTYNRAALLERVLEACFDQTVDGDAYEVVLVDDGSSDQTASVIERARGRATCAFVVVAQANAGLARARNAGIARSSGERIIFIDDDVLPLPNFVREHVSGSVRHPHAIVRGGAIEVENPDELPPPIWSIKNYSGNYFWTTNVSLPLATIRSIGGFDETFSEYGWEDIEVGLRLRAAGVPAVFHPRALVFHVKPPPTQGSVAKMVAQARAQARTAVQLVRRHPGWRAYLATGINPVQRGFHATLRALDAQARLSRRLSGLAGERRLTAAEVRAARALANEAYFDELDRALRR; this comes from the coding sequence GTGATCGAAGCGACGATACAGCTCTGCACGTACAATCGCGCCGCGTTGCTCGAGCGCGTGCTCGAGGCATGCTTCGATCAAACGGTCGATGGCGATGCATACGAGGTCGTCCTGGTCGACGACGGTTCCTCCGACCAAACGGCGTCCGTCATCGAGCGCGCGCGCGGGCGGGCAACGTGCGCCTTTGTGGTCGTCGCGCAGGCCAACGCTGGTTTGGCGCGGGCGCGCAACGCGGGCATCGCTCGGTCCTCCGGCGAGCGAATCATCTTCATCGACGACGACGTGCTGCCGCTGCCCAACTTCGTGCGCGAGCATGTAAGCGGCTCGGTAAGGCACCCTCACGCCATCGTGCGCGGCGGCGCGATCGAGGTCGAAAACCCCGACGAGCTGCCGCCGCCGATTTGGAGCATCAAAAACTACAGCGGCAACTATTTCTGGACGACAAACGTGTCGCTGCCGTTGGCGACGATTCGCTCGATCGGCGGATTCGACGAAACCTTTTCCGAGTACGGCTGGGAAGACATCGAGGTCGGATTGCGACTCCGCGCCGCCGGCGTGCCGGCGGTCTTTCATCCGCGCGCGCTGGTCTTTCACGTCAAGCCCCCGCCGACACAAGGAAGCGTCGCGAAGATGGTCGCGCAAGCGCGCGCGCAGGCGCGCACCGCGGTGCAACTCGTCCGGCGCCATCCAGGTTGGCGCGCATATCTGGCGACGGGAATCAATCCGGTGCAACGCGGTTTTCATGCCACCTTGCGAGCCCTCGATGCGCAGGCGCGCCTCTCGCGGCGGCTTTCCGGTCTCGCCGGCGAACGGCGGCTCACTGCAGCCGAAGTTCGTGCTGCGCGCGCGCTCGCCAACGAGGCCTACTTCGACGAGCTCGACCGAGCGTTGCGCCGATGA
- a CDS encoding glycosyltransferase family 9 protein has product MYPVRNNRALLYAAGGGIGDSLVASVVARALHQRFARVDALTLPAHRETLERVPDIDGVLEDEGGDDRALGRALAGIGYDACVVTWATPRTARVAQLAAIPVRVGQARRLYSFRFTKRIVVRSERGDVTSHWTDVLLDYARAIGCDTLDRQYRFVPTPEDERDAATLRASWGRYVILNPCNAVASQRGDWPIDGWASLAVELRHRFGGHVVITGSPADAPIAQSLARRCDDEAIVSIAGRTGVGTFGALARSARGFVGITTGSMHVAAAVGCPTVGIFPFQSDFPDRWSPLGSATAIVRASYPCHREDTKENCSDYACIAALDTRRILAAATPLLA; this is encoded by the coding sequence ATGTATCCGGTTCGCAATAATCGCGCTCTGCTCTACGCCGCGGGGGGCGGCATCGGCGATTCCCTGGTGGCGTCGGTCGTGGCGCGCGCGCTTCATCAACGCTTTGCCCGCGTCGACGCGTTGACCTTGCCCGCGCATCGCGAAACCTTGGAACGCGTCCCGGATATCGATGGCGTGCTCGAAGACGAAGGGGGCGACGATCGGGCGCTCGGACGCGCGCTCGCCGGCATTGGTTACGACGCCTGCGTGGTAACGTGGGCGACTCCGCGAACGGCGCGCGTGGCCCAGCTCGCCGCCATACCGGTGCGGGTCGGTCAAGCGCGCCGCTTGTATTCATTTCGTTTTACCAAACGAATCGTCGTGCGAAGCGAGCGCGGCGATGTCACCTCGCATTGGACGGACGTTCTCCTGGATTATGCGCGCGCGATCGGTTGCGATACGCTCGATCGGCAGTATCGTTTCGTGCCGACGCCGGAGGACGAGCGCGACGCCGCGACGTTGCGTGCGAGCTGGGGCCGATACGTGATCCTCAACCCCTGCAACGCGGTCGCCTCACAACGCGGAGATTGGCCGATCGACGGCTGGGCGTCGCTTGCGGTGGAATTGCGCCACCGATTTGGCGGACACGTGGTCATTACCGGATCGCCGGCCGACGCGCCGATCGCGCAGAGCCTCGCTCGTCGTTGCGACGACGAAGCGATCGTTTCGATCGCGGGTCGGACGGGGGTGGGTACCTTCGGTGCGCTGGCGCGGTCGGCGCGCGGTTTCGTCGGCATTACCACGGGATCGATGCACGTAGCGGCAGCCGTCGGCTGCCCGACCGTCGGCATCTTTCCTTTTCAGTCTGATTTTCCAGATCGTTGGTCGCCGTTGGGAAGCGCGACGGCGATCGTTCGAGCATCCTATCCCTGCCACCGCGAGGATACGAAGGAAAACTGCTCCGATTACGCCTGCATCGCCGCTCTCGACACAAGGCGTATCCTCGCCGCCGCAACGCCGCTGCTCGCGTGA
- a CDS encoding glycosyltransferase: MMQFSVVIATRNRAPSLQRALVSLKGQTAPPSFEVIVVDNGSADATPSVVETIRASFPAVRYVWAPEPNRGKARNLGTTLARGRYLLFCDDDVIVPSNWIAAHLAAHRDTGERVVNGPIVNVPSCESRPPPRAANYSRAFLCTCNASLSKVAFDSVGGFDESFDLYGWEDTELGARLRAAGVRWKFAWNAYLWHVKPVDDETLAAESRKAVEKARMAARFLDKHPSPRARLATGAHAFNLLRARYLISEPALAVCGGIATSARAPAWLRAIARAQFLDAMYVRELLRTLDVSGSQ, encoded by the coding sequence ATGATGCAGTTCTCGGTCGTGATTGCCACGCGAAATCGCGCGCCCTCGCTCCAACGCGCGCTCGTTTCTTTGAAAGGACAGACGGCGCCGCCGAGTTTCGAGGTGATCGTGGTCGACAACGGATCCGCGGATGCGACGCCGAGCGTGGTCGAAACGATTCGCGCGAGCTTTCCGGCAGTTCGCTATGTTTGGGCGCCCGAACCCAATCGCGGCAAAGCGCGAAATCTGGGAACGACGCTGGCTCGCGGGCGATATTTGCTCTTTTGCGACGACGACGTGATCGTACCGTCAAATTGGATTGCCGCCCACCTAGCGGCACATCGAGATACCGGCGAACGCGTCGTCAACGGGCCGATCGTCAATGTCCCTTCATGCGAAAGCCGACCCCCTCCGCGCGCAGCGAATTACTCGCGGGCATTTCTCTGCACGTGCAACGCTTCGCTTTCGAAAGTCGCGTTCGATTCGGTCGGCGGATTCGACGAGAGCTTCGATTTATACGGATGGGAAGACACCGAGCTTGGAGCTCGCTTGCGGGCCGCCGGAGTGCGCTGGAAGTTTGCGTGGAATGCGTATCTCTGGCACGTCAAACCGGTGGACGACGAAACTCTAGCGGCCGAAAGCCGAAAGGCCGTTGAGAAGGCCCGCATGGCGGCGCGATTTCTCGACAAACATCCGTCGCCGCGAGCTCGCTTGGCCACGGGCGCGCATGCCTTCAACCTGCTCCGCGCGCGTTATCTGATTTCGGAGCCCGCACTGGCCGTGTGCGGGGGCATCGCCACCAGCGCGCGCGCGCCGGCGTGGTTGCGCGCAATCGCTCGCGCGCAGTTCCTCGACGCGATGTACGTTCGCGAGCTCCTCCGCACGCTCGATGTATCCGGTTCGCAATAA